A single genomic interval of Helianthus annuus cultivar XRQ/B chromosome 13, HanXRQr2.0-SUNRISE, whole genome shotgun sequence harbors:
- the LOC110900558 gene encoding uncharacterized protein LOC110900558 → MANARQTVHQEATQNFTGLASPITIPPIVNDHSWQIPSYAMQAITNSIQFHGRDDEDAPAHINRFSRMLATFSLQGAPNDATYLQLFPFSLAGRAATWLDSQPAGTFTTWAGLRQAFLNKYFPPAKASRLRDEIHSFRMGPDEPYYFAWERFQNLCARCSQHGLSDWALCEKFYNGLTQETRDRFDTNAGGHMMGILTVPECLERFEAFAQSQSQSRSDQRYQGGNSNTTTSTPAQGVNHVTVDPGLASFLQNMNKQLNEIQAKIDKCEFCRGGHDTNACPLLVGEEQCDYLGGGFGRGQFSGSGPTNPLGSGWRNNNNNFNNNNTFRPNGPPGFQMAQNPNRGQNSLFGGGSSGQFNKGFNGQVKDGGSNNQGQTGQGSSYDLGGSLERMESMMSQLIVRDQTTQKTLSEHDLLLKNHQASFQDLSRVVGDISRKLEERLPGQFAGNTKPNPNAQAKAITTRSGKTL, encoded by the coding sequence ATGGCCAACGCTAGGCAAACCGTCCATCAGGAGGCCACCCAGAATTTCACCGGCCTTGCTTCACCCATCACCATCCCACCCATAGTCAACGACCACTCATGGCAGATTCCATCTTATGCCATGCAGGCCATAACCAATAGTATCCAATTCCATGGCCGAGACGATGAGGATGCCCCGGCCCACATCAACCGTTTCTCTAGGATGCTAGCGACCTTTAGCCTTCAAGGTGCACCAAACGATGCTACCTACCTACAACTGTTCCCGTTCTCATTAGCCGGTCGTGCAGCTACTTGGTTGGATTCTCAACCAGCCGGTACTTTTACCACATGGGCGGGGCTTCGTCAAGCCTTTCTGAACAAGTACTTCCCGCCCGCAAAAGCTTCACGACTCAGAGACGAGATCCACTCTTTTCGCATGGGGCCCGACGAGCCTTACTACTTTGCTTGGGAAAGGTTTCAAAACCTTTGTGCTCGTTGCTCCCAACACGGTCTTTCCGATTGGGCCTTATGTGAGAAGTTCTACAATGGACTCACCCAAGAAACTAGGGATAGGTTTGATACGAATGCAGGGGGGCATATGATGGGTATTCTTACAGTTCCTGAGTGCTTAGAGAGGTTCGAGGCATTTGCTCAGTCTCAATCTCAGTCACGTTCCGATCAGAGGTATCAAGGTGGTAATTCTAATACCACTACCAGCACACCCGCCCAAGGGGTGAACCACGTCACCGTGGATCCTGGTCTAGCCTCTTTCTTGCAAAACATGAATAAGCAACTCAACGAAATTCAAGCTAAGATAGATAAATGTGAGTTTTGCCGAGGTGGACACGATACGAATGCGTGTCCTTTGCTAGTTGGTGAGGAACAGTGTGATTACCTAGGAGGAGGGTTCGGTAGAGGCCAATTTAGCGGTTCAGGTCCCACTAATCCCTTGGGGTCGGGTTggagaaataataataataacttcaataataataatacttttcGTCCAAATGGACCCCCTGGCTTTCAAATGGCTCAAAACCCTAATAGGGGCCAAAATTCACTATTTGGTGGGGGTTCAAGTGGGCAGTTCAACAAAGGGTTCAATGGGCAGGTCAAAGATGGGGGGTCAAATAACCAGGGTCAAACAGGTCAAGGTTCAAGTTATGACCTAGGAGGTAGTCTAGAACGAATGGAGTCCATGATGAGTCAACTAATTGTTAGAGACCAAACTACCCAAAAGACCTTAAGCGAACATGACCTTTTGCTTAAAAATCATCAAGCCTCATTCCAAGACCTTTCAAGAGTTGTAGGGGATATATCTAGGAAGCTAGAAGAGAGGTTGCCCGGTCAGTTCGCGGGTAATACAAAACCTAACCCTAATGCCCAAGCCAAAGCCATTACCACCCGTAGTGGCAAGACCTTATAG